Proteins found in one Bremerella volcania genomic segment:
- a CDS encoding tyrosine-protein kinase family protein — MSQLDRAFIRAYTSEQTGSTADASAQTSESVMNPSQPSQQKTSSSVRTMSRKPTLSELQHWKNQGIRIDMPGSPLVGSYEESNTDESAAPDEFLLAAQNTAAVAEALDRLMIRAGRKHTPVNPVSAQSPKPVKAELPSPTIEIDTWEPQPEPAPAAAEEDPQDESMDSDEPSFTFVAGSPKIELPTTPQPTAAQETTSPAYRQRRLAHPKWETETLAWPEETDMVLDLCHDQWVDLASSISGTIKSLALVSLGDGTGCSTLTMCLAKLLAAAGRRVLIIDQGSGSESLSVRLGLTEVVASEEKVETLYEAMIQAADQPIAILPAGYRHLADLSAHQLQQFTGDFDVVLWDGGDRPEVWQRLALVQGVLVVRDARGTHDQELSQILPKLQERKINVIGIAENFWR; from the coding sequence ATGAGCCAACTCGATCGCGCTTTTATCCGTGCTTACACCTCGGAGCAAACCGGCTCCACGGCAGACGCCTCGGCCCAAACGTCGGAATCCGTCATGAACCCATCCCAACCATCGCAGCAGAAGACTTCCTCCTCGGTTCGCACGATGTCGCGTAAGCCGACCCTCAGCGAACTCCAGCACTGGAAGAACCAAGGCATCCGCATCGATATGCCCGGTTCGCCGCTGGTCGGTTCGTATGAAGAGTCGAACACCGACGAATCAGCCGCGCCAGACGAATTCCTGCTGGCCGCTCAAAACACGGCAGCCGTGGCCGAAGCCCTCGATCGTTTGATGATCCGAGCTGGTCGCAAGCATACGCCTGTGAACCCTGTGTCTGCCCAATCGCCGAAGCCGGTCAAAGCAGAACTGCCATCGCCGACCATCGAGATCGATACGTGGGAACCTCAGCCAGAGCCGGCACCCGCCGCTGCCGAGGAAGATCCGCAAGACGAATCCATGGATTCGGATGAACCAAGCTTCACGTTCGTCGCTGGCTCGCCGAAGATCGAATTGCCGACGACGCCCCAACCTACTGCTGCCCAAGAGACGACGTCACCTGCCTACCGTCAGCGCCGTCTGGCTCACCCCAAGTGGGAAACCGAAACGCTTGCCTGGCCGGAAGAGACCGACATGGTACTGGATCTCTGCCACGACCAATGGGTCGATTTGGCCAGCAGCATCTCCGGTACGATCAAGTCGCTGGCCCTCGTTTCGCTGGGGGATGGTACCGGCTGCTCGACGTTGACCATGTGCCTGGCCAAGCTGTTGGCCGCCGCGGGTCGGCGTGTTCTGATCATCGACCAAGGGAGCGGAAGCGAAAGTCTTTCGGTTCGCCTGGGTCTTACGGAAGTTGTCGCGAGCGAAGAGAAGGTCGAAACGCTGTACGAAGCGATGATTCAAGCGGCCGATCAACCGATTGCCATTCTGCCGGCCGGTTATCGCCACCTGGCCGACCTCTCGGCTCACCAACTGCAGCAGTTCACCGGTGACTTCGACGTGGTGCTGTGGGACGGTGGCGATCGTCCGGAAGTCTGGCAGAGACTGGCCCTGGTGCAAGGGGTGCTGGTCGTTCGCGATGCCCGCGGAACGCACGACCAGGAACTCAGCCAGATCCTGCCCAAACTTCAAGAACGCAAGATCAACGTGATTGGGATCGCCGAAAACTTCTGGCGATAA
- a CDS encoding protein-glutamate methylesterase/protein-glutamine glutaminase: MVQRTLRVLVVDDSKLIQTLISDLLEETSDIEVIATASDGKEAVRLARSLKPDLITLDVQMPKMDGLETLDAILSEQAIPVIMVSATTQLGGQITLEALDRGAIDYIAKPEGLKEAETILRTELIRRIRMVGNTDVNKVLTMRRERAQKRKERRDKLGLSNETKPVPQPISTEKLPVSDKCIALGISTGGPPALASMLEVLPDSLPPLVIVQHMPANFTKAFANRLNSLSRVNVKEAETGDVLLPGHAYLAPGGKHLEIVRNGAKGGKLLVRDGDFVSGHRPSVDVMMSSAVKVYQDRLLGVIMTGMGRDGSDGCGEIKAAGGYVLGQDEATSDVYGMNKVAYLAGNVDRQFSLDEAAATITAQVRRMWGAATVS; the protein is encoded by the coding sequence ATGGTCCAACGCACACTGCGCGTACTTGTAGTTGACGACTCGAAACTGATCCAGACATTGATCTCTGATCTGCTGGAAGAAACGTCCGATATCGAAGTGATCGCGACGGCTTCCGACGGAAAAGAGGCAGTCCGACTTGCGCGCAGCTTAAAGCCGGACTTGATCACGTTGGATGTTCAGATGCCCAAAATGGATGGGCTGGAAACGCTCGATGCGATTCTCTCCGAGCAAGCGATCCCCGTCATTATGGTCAGCGCCACGACCCAACTTGGCGGACAGATCACGCTTGAAGCACTCGACCGCGGTGCGATCGACTATATCGCGAAGCCGGAAGGGCTGAAAGAAGCGGAGACCATCCTGCGAACCGAACTCATCCGTCGAATTCGCATGGTTGGCAACACCGACGTTAATAAGGTTCTGACGATGCGTCGTGAGCGCGCGCAGAAGCGAAAAGAACGTCGCGATAAGCTCGGTCTTTCCAATGAAACGAAACCGGTTCCCCAGCCCATTTCCACTGAGAAACTTCCGGTATCCGATAAGTGCATTGCATTGGGAATCTCGACCGGCGGCCCTCCTGCGTTGGCCTCGATGCTCGAGGTGTTGCCCGACAGCCTTCCACCGCTCGTTATCGTTCAGCACATGCCGGCCAACTTTACCAAGGCGTTTGCCAACCGTTTGAATTCCCTCTCGCGGGTCAACGTGAAAGAAGCCGAAACGGGCGACGTCCTTCTGCCAGGGCATGCCTACCTGGCACCCGGCGGCAAGCATCTGGAAATCGTCCGCAACGGTGCCAAGGGAGGCAAGCTGCTTGTGCGTGATGGCGACTTCGTCAGCGGTCACCGCCCTTCGGTCGACGTGATGATGTCGTCAGCCGTGAAGGTTTATCAGGATCGACTGCTGGGGGTCATCATGACCGGCATGGGGCGCGATGGCTCGGACGGCTGCGGCGAAATCAAAGCAGCCGGCGGTTATGTTCTGGGACAAGACGAAGCGACCTCGGATGTGTACGGCATGAATAAGGTCGCCTACCTGGCCGGCAATGTCGATCGTCAGTTCTCACTCGACGAAGCCGCGGCGACGATCACTGCCCAAGTGCGTCGCATGTGGGGTGCCGCGACGGTTTCGTAA
- a CDS encoding glutaredoxin family protein, whose translation MSSDSPPHYDARIVIYTRQGCHCCESAEAIVRKFVSDITLVDIDSDSELTQKFNTSVPVVEINGKVRFRGKVSPMLLERTLKAEARQVAGPAS comes from the coding sequence GTGAGTTCCGATTCCCCTCCACATTACGATGCTCGGATTGTCATCTACACGCGACAAGGGTGCCACTGTTGTGAAAGCGCCGAGGCAATCGTCCGCAAATTCGTGTCGGACATTACGTTAGTCGATATCGACAGCGATTCGGAACTAACGCAGAAATTTAATACCTCGGTCCCCGTGGTCGAAATAAATGGCAAAGTTCGCTTTCGCGGCAAAGTTTCACCGATGCTGCTGGAGCGGACCCTCAAGGCCGAAGCCAGGCAAGTCGCCGGGCCGGCATCCTGA
- a CDS encoding glycosyltransferase family protein, with product MNTNEPNPSPAPLSWKTSALLGLGIALVALVLRLPSIDESLWVDELHTAWVVSDGVQDVPWRAAMGNQASLYFLIVWGWTQLTGLHEWSLRLPSLVGGMLSVGLITMIAHRWTRDVWVAIACGMIAAVDIDWIFFATEARVYGFVQVVAVLQVLLAWQILQYDRRSDWIWLVVLTIGSFYLHYSTLLFSVCLAGLMLALADSELKRQHLLKAAGCVAIGVLIAMPHLAGIFQRRENWAQFITATSRNEWTRWGTALAALVPVIITATMFARGWSAEAKRAVLTGGIVFLPIAIAWLTTATGLAALFFGRYLISSETIIPLLLASLASLVPAAAWRIGGVVVSVVIALGLRTPQSLGPMRGEDWRTVTQAVSQQLESNLEPTDVLIASGLIETDILGRPNKRLPPFMQRWEAYAQLPIESIYSLPEHEGEHFGLTYTRAGEATPRYRYHSESDRPIVLIVRGTKETADQVVQNFLASLPDRTYEVTMPETQTARVQWRVLLPQDRVADEEN from the coding sequence GTGAATACCAACGAGCCCAACCCGTCCCCTGCCCCGCTTTCCTGGAAGACCAGTGCGCTGCTGGGACTTGGCATCGCGCTGGTGGCCCTGGTTCTGCGACTGCCGTCGATCGACGAGAGCTTGTGGGTCGATGAACTGCACACGGCATGGGTCGTCTCGGATGGCGTTCAAGACGTCCCCTGGCGGGCCGCGATGGGGAACCAGGCATCGCTCTACTTTCTGATCGTTTGGGGGTGGACCCAGCTGACCGGGCTGCACGAGTGGTCGCTCCGGTTGCCTTCGCTGGTTGGCGGCATGCTTAGCGTCGGGCTGATCACGATGATCGCCCACCGCTGGACGCGCGACGTTTGGGTTGCCATCGCGTGTGGCATGATCGCGGCCGTCGATATCGATTGGATCTTCTTCGCGACCGAAGCCCGCGTCTATGGGTTTGTACAAGTTGTCGCCGTACTACAGGTACTGCTCGCATGGCAGATCCTGCAGTATGATCGCCGGAGTGACTGGATCTGGTTAGTCGTGCTGACTATTGGCAGCTTTTATTTGCATTACAGTACGCTACTGTTTTCCGTTTGCCTGGCCGGACTGATGCTCGCGCTGGCCGATAGTGAGCTGAAGCGGCAACATCTGCTCAAGGCAGCCGGCTGCGTGGCGATTGGCGTTTTGATTGCCATGCCGCACCTGGCCGGCATCTTTCAGCGCCGCGAGAACTGGGCCCAGTTCATCACAGCGACCTCGCGGAATGAATGGACGCGATGGGGAACCGCATTGGCCGCACTCGTGCCGGTGATCATTACGGCAACGATGTTCGCTCGCGGCTGGTCGGCGGAAGCGAAACGAGCGGTGCTGACCGGGGGGATCGTTTTCCTGCCGATCGCCATTGCCTGGCTGACAACCGCGACGGGACTGGCGGCACTCTTCTTTGGCCGCTATTTGATCTCGTCGGAAACGATCATCCCGCTCCTTTTGGCGAGCCTCGCTTCGCTGGTCCCGGCGGCTGCGTGGCGGATTGGCGGAGTGGTGGTTTCGGTGGTGATTGCCCTGGGACTGCGAACCCCTCAATCTTTAGGCCCCATGCGGGGAGAAGATTGGCGGACAGTCACCCAGGCCGTATCCCAACAGTTGGAAAGCAATCTCGAGCCAACTGACGTGCTGATTGCCTCGGGACTAATCGAGACAGATATCCTGGGGCGGCCCAACAAGCGTCTGCCGCCGTTCATGCAGCGCTGGGAAGCGTACGCGCAGCTTCCCATTGAATCGATTTATTCGCTTCCCGAACACGAAGGGGAACACTTCGGCCTGACGTATACCCGCGCAGGCGAAGCAACGCCCCGGTATCGTTACCATTCGGAATCAGACCGTCCCATCGTGTTGATCGTTCGGGGTACGAAGGAGACGGCCGACCAGGTCGTGCAGAACTTTCTGGCCTCGCTACCTGATCGGACGTACGAGGTGACCATGCCGGAAACGCAAACAGCACGCGTACAGTGGCGCGTGCTGCTTCCTCAAGACAGGGTTGCCGACGAAGAGAATTGA
- a CDS encoding NAD(P)-binding domain-containing protein: protein MAVAQSERSPIFSQPSLHSRGQRMAVESPARIVIVGAGSIGIEAALYARFLGYKVTVLDSGDVGAHLRKWGHVRMFTPFRDNCTKLGKSALAAQHQDLSLPLGDQYVTAGQYLEQYLQPLAESDLVADCVKRHHTVLSIARSSQTKTENYGQPARSETPLVTLAKDEQGHEYVFESDIVLDCSGVGAQPNFIGGGGSPAVGELAARPYLETGLIDAKGKDAKHYANQQILVIGAGHSAATNICQLSLLARETLETHVTWVTREGKADGQCGPVAVIEDDVLPQRKRMAVEANRLLVDENGHLDHWPETTVKSIHYEPQNNHFHVTLDGKHSGVHTFDRVVANVGYRPNLEMLHELQLDLCPNTEGTKSLIQPEPNFYILGSKSYGRDSSYLHGNGLDQIRRVFAIIGGRESLDLYAEPPSSSNQA, encoded by the coding sequence GTGGCCGTCGCGCAGAGCGAACGAAGCCCGATATTCTCGCAACCTTCCCTTCATAGCAGAGGCCAGCGGATGGCAGTGGAATCGCCTGCCCGGATCGTGATTGTTGGAGCCGGATCGATTGGCATCGAAGCCGCCTTGTACGCCCGATTTCTCGGGTACAAGGTAACCGTCCTTGATTCCGGCGACGTGGGTGCTCATCTACGAAAGTGGGGACACGTCCGCATGTTCACGCCGTTTCGCGACAATTGCACCAAGTTGGGCAAGTCGGCCCTGGCCGCCCAGCATCAAGATCTTTCGCTGCCGTTGGGGGATCAATACGTCACGGCGGGCCAGTATCTGGAGCAATACCTTCAACCGCTGGCCGAGAGCGATCTGGTCGCCGATTGCGTGAAACGGCACCACACGGTGCTTTCCATCGCGAGAAGCTCGCAGACCAAGACCGAAAACTATGGCCAACCCGCGCGAAGCGAGACTCCCCTGGTGACCCTGGCCAAAGACGAGCAAGGGCACGAGTACGTCTTTGAAAGCGATATCGTCCTGGACTGCAGCGGCGTGGGGGCTCAGCCCAACTTCATCGGCGGCGGCGGTAGTCCCGCGGTTGGGGAACTGGCGGCTCGTCCTTACTTGGAAACCGGGCTGATCGATGCCAAAGGGAAAGACGCCAAGCATTACGCCAATCAGCAAATCCTGGTGATTGGGGCAGGACACTCCGCGGCAACCAACATTTGCCAGCTGAGTTTATTGGCCCGAGAAACACTCGAAACGCATGTAACCTGGGTAACCCGCGAGGGGAAAGCCGACGGGCAATGCGGACCAGTGGCCGTGATCGAGGATGATGTGCTTCCGCAGCGGAAGCGTATGGCGGTCGAAGCGAATCGGCTTCTGGTCGACGAGAATGGGCATCTCGACCACTGGCCAGAAACGACGGTGAAATCGATTCACTACGAACCTCAGAACAATCACTTTCATGTGACGCTGGACGGGAAGCACTCCGGCGTCCATACGTTTGATCGAGTGGTGGCCAACGTGGGCTACCGGCCCAATCTCGAGATGCTGCACGAATTGCAACTCGACCTGTGCCCCAACACCGAAGGCACCAAGAGCCTGATTCAACCGGAACCGAACTTCTACATCCTGGGCTCGAAGAGCTACGGAAGAGACTCAAGCTATCTCCACGGCAACGGGCTCGATCAAATTCGCCGCGTCTTCGCGATCATCGGCGGCCGAGAGAGCCTCGATCTCTACGCCGAACCTCCCAGCAGCTCGAATCAGGCGTAA
- a CDS encoding ExeA family protein — MYEAYWNLKSRPFENTYSEASYYPSESAQAALLKLRYAVENRRGAAILAGACGLGKSLLARTLLMQLPDTFSPKAHLVFPKLPSDCLIPYLLLNLGRGEKSSDTGSNPSENIWHLQQFLSENTRAGHHAVIVVDDAHLLSDHASLETLRLLTNFETDGKLDLTLVLVGQTAIIPAVERFPSLESRIGVKSLMRCFTPDETAAYVTHRLRVAGSEEEIFVPEGLQRLFEITRGNPREINRLCDLALLIGYAEEIRVIDAAQVESIHDELVTVVPE, encoded by the coding sequence ATGTACGAAGCGTATTGGAATCTGAAATCTCGCCCGTTCGAGAACACCTACTCGGAAGCGTCATACTACCCTTCCGAGTCGGCTCAGGCCGCGCTTCTCAAGCTTCGTTACGCCGTCGAAAACCGCCGCGGTGCCGCCATCTTGGCAGGGGCGTGCGGGCTGGGTAAAAGTCTGCTGGCACGCACGCTGTTGATGCAGCTACCCGACACGTTCTCGCCGAAAGCTCACCTCGTTTTCCCGAAGCTGCCCAGCGACTGCCTGATTCCGTATCTGCTGTTGAATCTAGGTCGAGGCGAAAAAAGCAGTGATACCGGTAGCAACCCCAGCGAGAACATCTGGCACCTGCAGCAGTTTCTGTCGGAAAACACCCGAGCCGGCCACCACGCCGTGATCGTGGTGGACGATGCTCATCTGCTGAGCGATCACGCTTCGCTCGAAACGCTGCGTCTTTTGACCAACTTCGAGACTGACGGCAAGCTCGACTTGACCTTGGTTCTCGTCGGTCAAACAGCCATCATTCCAGCGGTCGAGCGGTTCCCTTCCTTGGAAAGCCGCATCGGCGTGAAGTCGCTGATGCGCTGCTTCACGCCGGATGAAACGGCTGCCTACGTCACGCACCGCCTGCGAGTTGCCGGCAGCGAAGAAGAGATCTTCGTCCCGGAAGGTTTGCAGCGGCTGTTCGAGATCACCCGCGGCAATCCCCGCGAGATCAATCGCCTGTGCGACCTGGCTCTGTTGATCGGTTATGCGGAAGAGATTCGCGTGATCGATGCCGCCCAGGTCGAGTCGATCCACGACGAGCTGGTAACGGTCGTTCCAGAGTAA
- the thiO gene encoding glycine oxidase ThiO, with product MPSLARSRPDFLIVGGGVIGLSIAYELAGKGRQVLLVEKGQLGREASWAGAGLLPPANEKEAWDPQEQLRGLSHRLFPEWSARLKAETRIDNEFEISGGLYLARDPGEAASLRMACVHYEEEGVEVQRLDPAQLAVRFPHLQSSQSIRDAVFLPGEAVVRNPRHLQALVQGCRSRGVRFLENTEITRWQFQGERLTSVEAHGEEISPGACCLATGAWSQLLTDQVLDRGNFSGRMQRPEIEPIRGQLVLLDAGERFFSSPINEGVRYIVPRRDGLVLVGATVEEVGFDKSNTPEAIEDLTQFARQWVPRLEDAKRVKAWSGLRPASVDRIPYLGQLPGMANVYLAAGHYRSGLHLSPATATVMSQLMCGEKPQIDLHPFRVNRA from the coding sequence TTGCCCTCTCTCGCTCGCTCTCGCCCCGATTTCTTGATTGTTGGTGGGGGGGTGATCGGTCTTTCCATTGCCTACGAATTGGCGGGAAAGGGACGCCAGGTGTTGCTGGTCGAAAAGGGGCAATTGGGACGCGAGGCCTCGTGGGCCGGGGCTGGTCTGTTACCACCCGCCAACGAAAAAGAGGCCTGGGATCCGCAGGAACAACTCCGCGGTCTCAGCCATCGGCTGTTTCCTGAGTGGTCGGCCCGGCTGAAAGCGGAGACGCGGATCGATAACGAGTTTGAGATCAGCGGCGGACTGTACCTGGCCCGCGACCCCGGCGAGGCCGCTTCGCTGCGCATGGCTTGTGTGCATTATGAAGAGGAAGGGGTGGAAGTCCAGCGGCTCGATCCCGCTCAACTCGCCGTGCGTTTTCCCCACTTGCAGTCGAGCCAGTCGATTCGGGACGCCGTATTTCTACCGGGCGAAGCGGTCGTGCGTAATCCGCGGCATCTCCAGGCACTCGTGCAAGGATGCCGCAGCCGAGGCGTTCGCTTTCTCGAAAACACCGAGATCACCCGCTGGCAGTTTCAAGGAGAACGGCTTACCTCGGTCGAGGCGCATGGCGAAGAGATTTCGCCTGGAGCGTGTTGCCTGGCGACCGGGGCCTGGTCGCAGTTGTTGACCGATCAGGTTCTCGACCGAGGGAACTTCTCCGGCCGAATGCAGCGACCCGAGATCGAGCCGATCCGAGGTCAGCTTGTCCTGCTGGATGCGGGAGAGCGGTTCTTCTCGTCGCCGATCAACGAAGGGGTCCGTTACATTGTGCCCCGGCGGGATGGGCTGGTGCTGGTGGGGGCAACCGTCGAAGAAGTCGGCTTCGATAAATCGAACACTCCGGAAGCGATCGAAGACCTCACCCAGTTTGCCAGGCAGTGGGTACCTCGGCTGGAGGACGCCAAGCGCGTGAAAGCGTGGTCCGGCCTGCGTCCGGCCAGCGTCGATCGCATTCCTTATTTAGGGCAATTGCCAGGCATGGCGAACGTCTATTTGGCCGCAGGCCATTATCGCAGCGGTTTGCATCTTTCTCCGGCGACCGCCACGGTCATGAGCCAATTGATGTGCGGTGAGAAACCGCAAATCGATCTGCATCCCTTCCGCGTGAATCGCGCGTAG
- a CDS encoding serine/threonine protein kinase, whose product MPTVVDSNRFIELISKSKLVESSALEQVVEELRASNDGKLPEDLDALQKHFVEKHLLTTWHCEKLRNGKYKGFFLSKYRLLKHLGTGGMSSVYLAEHILMNRKVAIKVLPRRRVNDASYLARFHLEAQAAAHLDHPNIVRAFDVDNEDNTHYIVMEYVPGADLQQIVRESGPVPFEAAADYIAQAADGLQHAHDKGVVHRDVKPANLLLDDRGVVKILDMGLARIKQDDSASLTIAHEENVLGTADYLAPEQAVNSHKVDHRADIYSLGCSLYYLLTGHPPFPEGSLAQRIAKHQSVMPDPIKKSRPNCPPSLQRICEKMIAKQPEDRYTNASEVAFELRAWMESRGKEPTHVDEKPGSAILTTAAQEAANRSRAAHQSSHQRGGGSGGGSSYEVDDLLPPDMRESPSSSNFDPAIGDTVADRSNDTSQRPNPARRPSRGSESLPVAKALDDEDDASIPLSDPLSSSGSSLFDSQEFEDDPFAMDVPTSDVGGSLLISSAELKQQAEERQAAEAKKRRVASQPGLGDSIDLNSAVQGVPVIIWIVVAVLFMLIGILIAISYQTAEENSEPIDPQKGNLESRWEHSTKRPRVFA is encoded by the coding sequence ATGCCAACAGTTGTTGATTCCAATCGATTTATCGAGCTGATCAGTAAGAGCAAGCTCGTCGAATCGTCTGCTTTGGAGCAGGTCGTGGAGGAACTCCGCGCTTCCAACGACGGAAAACTGCCGGAAGATTTGGATGCCCTGCAAAAGCACTTCGTCGAGAAGCACCTGCTTACCACTTGGCACTGCGAGAAGCTTCGCAATGGCAAATACAAGGGGTTCTTCCTCTCGAAGTATCGACTACTGAAGCACTTAGGCACCGGCGGGATGAGTAGCGTCTACCTGGCGGAACATATCTTGATGAATCGCAAAGTGGCGATCAAGGTCCTTCCCCGCCGACGCGTGAATGATGCCTCGTACCTGGCTCGCTTCCATTTAGAAGCCCAGGCAGCCGCTCATCTCGATCACCCGAACATTGTTCGGGCATTCGACGTCGACAACGAAGACAACACCCATTACATCGTGATGGAGTACGTCCCTGGCGCCGACCTGCAGCAAATCGTGCGAGAAAGTGGTCCGGTTCCTTTTGAAGCGGCAGCAGACTATATCGCCCAGGCCGCCGACGGACTTCAGCACGCCCACGACAAAGGGGTGGTTCACCGAGACGTGAAACCGGCCAACCTACTGCTGGACGACCGGGGCGTCGTCAAGATTCTGGATATGGGCTTGGCCCGCATCAAGCAGGACGATAGCGCTTCGCTAACCATTGCTCACGAAGAAAACGTCCTGGGAACGGCCGATTACCTTGCTCCGGAACAGGCGGTCAATAGCCACAAGGTCGACCATCGTGCCGACATTTACAGCCTGGGCTGTTCCTTATATTACCTCCTGACCGGACATCCTCCATTTCCCGAAGGAAGTCTGGCCCAGCGAATCGCCAAGCATCAGAGCGTGATGCCCGATCCGATCAAGAAATCGCGTCCCAACTGCCCTCCGTCTCTGCAGCGGATCTGCGAGAAGATGATCGCCAAGCAGCCGGAGGATCGCTACACAAACGCCTCGGAAGTTGCTTTCGAGCTTCGTGCGTGGATGGAATCTCGCGGTAAAGAGCCGACCCATGTCGACGAAAAGCCGGGTTCGGCCATCCTTACCACCGCCGCCCAAGAGGCCGCCAATCGGTCTAGGGCCGCGCATCAGTCGAGTCATCAGCGTGGTGGCGGTAGTGGCGGAGGCTCGTCGTACGAGGTAGACGATCTACTTCCTCCCGACATGCGGGAATCCCCTTCGTCCAGCAATTTCGATCCGGCGATCGGCGATACCGTGGCCGATCGGTCCAACGATACCTCGCAGCGTCCCAATCCCGCGCGGCGCCCGTCCCGCGGCAGCGAATCGCTGCCGGTGGCCAAGGCACTCGACGATGAAGACGACGCCAGCATCCCGTTGAGCGATCCCCTGTCTTCTTCCGGTTCCTCGTTGTTTGATTCTCAGGAATTTGAGGACGACCCATTCGCGATGGATGTCCCAACAAGCGATGTTGGTGGTTCGCTTTTGATCTCTTCCGCGGAACTCAAGCAACAGGCCGAGGAACGCCAGGCGGCCGAGGCCAAGAAGCGACGAGTGGCTTCTCAGCCAGGTTTGGGAGATTCGATCGATCTCAATTCTGCTGTCCAAGGGGTGCCTGTCATCATCTGGATCGTGGTTGCCGTGTTGTTCATGTTGATTGGCATTCTCATTGCCATCAGCTATCAAACCGCGGAAGAAAACTCGGAACCGATCGATCCGCAAAAGGGCAACCTGGAAAGTCGTTGGGAACACTCGACGAAACGCCCCCGCGTCTTCGCCTAG